One genomic region from Haloprofundus salinisoli encodes:
- a CDS encoding CDP-alcohol phosphatidyltransferase family protein — translation MSGSTRARHESALASLRRRLAAFAVVAALATCLAGGALLASRLAAATVGAWLFVAAAVLAVELGWATGQLDRNRRAGETLLARLGTGNFVTLGRGVLLAWVAAFVVVDWTDTAALLWVPTALYGTAAALDAADGALARGNDRVTGFGTSLDLEYDALGVLVACSVGVVAGLLPLWYLSIGLARYAFGLARYLRRRRGVPVYDLPPRVSRRPLAGLQMAFLAAALSPVPDPSVRTAGATVFGGALLLGFGRDWLYVSGRVGGDTKSPTEHVVD, via the coding sequence GTGTCCGGGAGTACTCGCGCCCGTCACGAGAGCGCACTCGCCAGCCTCCGCCGCCGTCTCGCGGCGTTCGCGGTCGTCGCCGCGCTCGCGACGTGTCTCGCCGGCGGCGCGCTGTTGGCGTCCCGTCTCGCGGCGGCGACGGTCGGAGCGTGGCTCTTCGTCGCAGCCGCGGTTCTCGCCGTCGAACTCGGGTGGGCCACCGGGCAGCTCGACCGAAACCGGCGGGCGGGTGAGACGCTGCTCGCCCGCCTCGGGACCGGAAATTTCGTCACGCTCGGTCGGGGGGTGTTGCTCGCGTGGGTCGCCGCGTTCGTCGTCGTGGACTGGACCGACACTGCCGCGCTCCTGTGGGTTCCGACCGCGCTCTACGGCACCGCCGCGGCGCTCGACGCCGCCGACGGCGCGCTCGCGCGTGGAAACGACCGCGTGACCGGCTTCGGCACGTCGCTGGACCTCGAATACGACGCGCTCGGAGTGCTGGTCGCCTGTTCGGTCGGAGTCGTCGCGGGTCTGCTGCCCCTCTGGTATCTCTCGATCGGTCTCGCGCGCTACGCGTTCGGCCTCGCCCGCTACCTGCGTCGCCGCCGCGGTGTCCCCGTGTACGACCTGCCGCCGCGCGTCAGTCGCCGCCCGCTCGCAGGACTCCAGATGGCGTTTCTCGCCGCCGCTCTGTCGCCGGTTCCCGACCCGTCGGTGAGAACCGCCGGAGCGACGGTGTTCGGCGGGGCGCTGCTGCTCGGGTTCGGCCGCGACTGGCTCTACGTCTCCGGTCGCGTCGGCGGCGACACGAAGAGTCCGACCGAACACGTCGTCGACTGA
- a CDS encoding DUF488 family protein, whose amino-acid sequence MGTEETTATGSGELHETYVAALQHGLVELPEEARLVGVVRRPTRWFHAAVDENRPTLGPPEALLDEFARERDDLKMAGLCDEGAHNAAWENIDFEGRYREYLETEEPQPALESLTADLRAGDEVALVCFENTEKKRCHRTVLRDALAERA is encoded by the coding sequence ATGGGGACAGAGGAGACGACCGCCACGGGGTCAGGGGAACTGCACGAGACCTACGTCGCCGCGCTCCAGCACGGCTTGGTCGAACTTCCAGAAGAGGCGCGACTGGTCGGCGTCGTTCGCCGCCCGACGCGGTGGTTCCACGCCGCCGTCGACGAGAACCGCCCGACGCTCGGGCCGCCGGAGGCGCTCCTCGACGAGTTCGCGCGGGAGCGAGACGACCTGAAGATGGCCGGTCTCTGCGATGAGGGCGCGCACAACGCCGCGTGGGAGAACATCGACTTCGAGGGGCGCTATCGGGAGTACCTCGAAACTGAGGAACCACAGCCGGCGCTGGAGTCGCTGACGGCGGACCTCCGCGCGGGCGACGAGGTGGCGCTGGTCTGCTTCGAGAACACCGAGAAGAAGCGCTGTCACCGGACAGTCCTCCGAGACGCGCTCGCCGAGCGCGCGTGA